The DNA sequence AAGGTCCCGGTAGACCTGGAGCGCTGATCGGACCAAGGGATCAGGCTCACGTTCCTATTTCAAACAGTCAAATTATAACACAAAGAAGGATGAATAACAGCGTACCTTGACAGATCCATCTCTCTGTCCGTGATGCCGCCACAACGCCTTCGCAAACGAATCAATGGCCAACGGCGTTTCTTGGCACAATGTGTGTAGAAACTG is a window from the Cryptococcus gattii WM276 chromosome L, complete sequence genome containing:
- a CDS encoding uncharacterized protein (Similar to TIGR gene model, INSD accession AAW44885.1), which gives rise to MMQFLHTLCQETPLAIDSFAKALWRHHGQRDGSVKEREPDPLVRSALQVYRDLLSQREMLLERATDLS